In a single window of the Mesoplodon densirostris isolate mMesDen1 chromosome 16, mMesDen1 primary haplotype, whole genome shotgun sequence genome:
- the LOC132476840 gene encoding melanoma-associated antigen B3-like: MPRGQNSKRCTRRRRRQAPSGTQGLTGAQATAAEEEAASSSSPPPPLGVTTPRKPAAKSRSNFKSRQRALATTTKPAGVSPTRSSKGAKGQMEQKHSSTQAPVSALRSRKGPLRQTVNLLVQFLMHMYKKKRPVTKAHMLKFINKKYQKQFPKILRRASFNMEVVFGVDLKEVDRTKHSYTFVSKMALPNNGTVGRARGLPKTGLLMYLLGVILMKGNCATEENIWAFLNKMSVYAGKRHFIFGEPKKLITQDLVKLKYLEYRQVANSDPARYEFLWGPRAHAETSKMKVLEFLAKINHTVPSAFQCWYEEALRDEEERAQGSGSSGVLSSSSHTQTEADSALCG; encoded by the coding sequence ATGCCTCGGGGTCAGAACAGTAAGCGCTGCACACGTAGGAGACGGCGCCAGGCCCCAAGTGGGACCCAGGGTCTGACGGGTGCTCAGGCCACTGCAGCCGAGGAGGAAGCTGCCTcgtcttcttctcctcctcctcctcttggaGTTACTACTCCTAGAAAGCCGGCTGCTAAGTCACGTAGCAATTTCAAGAGTCGTCAGAGGGCCCTAGCCACCACCACTAAGCCTGCAGGTGTTTCTCCCACAAGATCATCCAAAGGAGCCAAAGGCCAAATGGAGCAAAAGCACAGTTCAACTCAGGCTCCCGTCTCCGCCCTGCGGTCTCGCAAAGGCCCTCTAAGGCAGACAGTGAATTTGTTGGTGCAGTTCCTGATGCACATGTATAAAAAGAAAAGGCCTGTTACGAAAGCACATATGCTGAAGTTTATCAATAAGAAGTACCAAAAGCAATTCCCTAAGATCCTCAGAAGAGCTTCTTTCAACATGGAGGTGGTATTTGGTGTTGACTTAAAGGAGGTCGACCGTACCAAGCATTCTTatacctttgtcagcaaaatggcTCTCCCCAACAATGGGACCGTGGGTCGTGCCAGGGGATTACCCAAGACCGGTCTCCTGATGTATCTCCTGGGTGTGATCCTCATGAAGGGCAACTGCGCCACAGAGGAGAATATCTGGGCATTCCTGAATAAGATGAGTGTCTATGCTGGGAAGAGGCACTTCATATTTGGGGAGCCCAAGAAGCTCATCACCCAAGATCTGGTGAAGCTGAAGTATTTGGAATACCGGCAAGTGGCCAACAGTGATCCAGCGCGCTACGAGTTCCTGTGGGGCCCGAGAGCCCACGCCGAAACCAGCAAGATGAAAGTCCTGGAGTTCCTGGCCAAGATCAATCACACGGTCCCCAGTGCCTTCCAGTGTTGGTATGAAGAGGCTTTGAGAGATGAGGAAGAGAGAGCGCAAGGCAGTGGATCTTCCGGGGTTCTGTCCAGCTCCTCCCACACACAAACTGAGGCAGATTCTGCACTTTGTGGCTGA